ACCGGTGGGGTCTGACATGGCGCGGATGAAGGCATGGCGAGTCCACTCGCTGGGCGAACCGGGCGCGGTGCTGCGGCTCGATGAGGTGGGAGTTCCGGAGCCCGGCCCGAGCCAGGTTGTCGTGCGGGTCTCCGGTGCCGCGGCGAACTTCCCCGACGTACTGATGTGCCGCGGCCGCTATCAGGTGCGGCCGCCGTTGCCGTTCACGCCAGGCGTCGAATTGTGCGGCGAAGTGGTGGCCCTCGGTGCCGACGTGACCGGGATCGCTGTCGGTGACCGGGTGCTCGGGGGCGCGGCGCTGCCCCACGGTGGTTTCGCGGAATTCGCCGTGCTGGAGGCCGCCCAGACCTTCCCCGCGCCGCCGTCGTTGGATGACGCGCAGGCGGCCTCGCTGTTCATCGGCTACCAGACCGGCTGGTTCGGGTTGCATCGGCGCGCCGGATTGTCAGCGGGCGAGACCCTGCTGGTGCATGCCGCGGCAGGTGGCGTGGGCAGCGCGGCTATCCAGCTCGGCAAGGCCGCCGGCGCCCGGGTGATCGGGGTCGTCGGCGGTGCCGAAAAAGCAGCCTACGCCGAGGAGTTGGGCGCCGACGTGGTCATCGATCGGCACCAGCGGGACTTCGTCGAGGTCGTCAAGGACGTGACCGGCGGTCGTGGTGCCGACGTGATCTACGACCCGGTCGGCGGCGAGGTGTACCAGCGATCCACGAAATGCGTCGCCTTCGAAGGCCGCATCGTAGTGGTCGGATTCGCCGGCGGCGAGATTCAGACCGCCGCATTGAATCACGCGCTGATCAAGAACTATTCGATCCTCGGTCTGCACTGGGGTTTGTACAACACCCAGGACCCGGCCGCCGTCGCCGAATGCCACCGCGCGCTGACCGCACTTGCCGCCGACGGTGCGATCCGTCCCCTGGTCAGTGCCCGGCTGGGACTGGCGGACATCGCCGACGCCGTGCAGCGACTCGCGGACGGCAAGACCGTCGGCCGCGTGGTCTACACGCCCTGAACTCCAGTAATTTCCGATCACATCTTCGAGGAGTATCCATGACCGATCCGACCCAGCGGACCGCGGTCGTCACCGGCGCCGCCCGCGGAATCGGCGCCGCTGTCGCCCGGCGGCTGGCCGCTGACGGTATGGCCGTAGCCGTGCTCGACCTGGACGAGACCGCCTGCACGACGGTCGTCGACGAGATCGAGTCGGCCGGTGGCCGCGCGCTCGCGGTCGGTGTCGATGTTTCCGACGAGGCCGCCGTCACCCGGGCGGTCGATCGGGTGGCCGCCGATCTCGGCGCACCGACGGTGCTGGTCAACAACGCCGGGATCCTGCGCGACAATCTGCTGTTCAAGATGAGTGTCGACGACTGGGATGCCGTCCTGAACGTGCACCTGCGGGGGTCGTTCCTGCTGGCTCGGGCGGTGCAGGCGCACATGATCGAGCAGAAGTGGGGTCGCATCGTGAATCTGTCCAGCACGTCGGCACTCGGCAACCGCGGCCAGGCCAACTACGCGGCCGCCAAGGCCGGGCTGCAGGGATTCACCAAGACGCTCGCGCTCGAACTCGGGAAGTTCGGCGTCACCGCGAACGCGGTCGCCCCGGGTTTCATCGAGACGGAGATGACCGCGGCCACGGCCGCCCGGATGAACATTCCCTTCGAGGAACTCGAGACGGCGATGGCCGCCCAGATTCCGGTCGCTCGTACCGGCACTCCCGCCGACATCGCGCACACCGTGTCGTTCCTGGTGAGCGAGGGCGCCGGATTCGTGTCCGGCCAGGTGATCTACGTGGCCGGCGGCCCGCGGAACTGAACCGAGGAAGGAGAGCTGTGCGGGTATTTCAGGGCCTGTCCGAGC
Above is a genomic segment from Nocardia sputorum containing:
- a CDS encoding NADPH:quinone oxidoreductase family protein, which gives rise to MKAWRVHSLGEPGAVLRLDEVGVPEPGPSQVVVRVSGAAANFPDVLMCRGRYQVRPPLPFTPGVELCGEVVALGADVTGIAVGDRVLGGAALPHGGFAEFAVLEAAQTFPAPPSLDDAQAASLFIGYQTGWFGLHRRAGLSAGETLLVHAAAGGVGSAAIQLGKAAGARVIGVVGGAEKAAYAEELGADVVIDRHQRDFVEVVKDVTGGRGADVIYDPVGGEVYQRSTKCVAFEGRIVVVGFAGGEIQTAALNHALIKNYSILGLHWGLYNTQDPAAVAECHRALTALAADGAIRPLVSARLGLADIADAVQRLADGKTVGRVVYTP
- the fabG gene encoding 3-oxoacyl-ACP reductase FabG, which gives rise to MTDPTQRTAVVTGAARGIGAAVARRLAADGMAVAVLDLDETACTTVVDEIESAGGRALAVGVDVSDEAAVTRAVDRVAADLGAPTVLVNNAGILRDNLLFKMSVDDWDAVLNVHLRGSFLLARAVQAHMIEQKWGRIVNLSSTSALGNRGQANYAAAKAGLQGFTKTLALELGKFGVTANAVAPGFIETEMTAATAARMNIPFEELETAMAAQIPVARTGTPADIAHTVSFLVSEGAGFVSGQVIYVAGGPRN